A window from Paraburkholderia acidiphila encodes these proteins:
- a CDS encoding MFS transporter: MSIDSLPAHHGSEPWSEPAQSTSGKNVSRLIIATSIGNALEFYDLLAYGYFATTLSKLFFPVHNATISLLLTLGTFALSYLARPFGALVLGSYSDRKGRKASLTLSIAMMTIGTGMVALMPTYATIGILAPIGIFASRLVQGFSAGGEFGSSTAFLVEHAPQRSGFMSSWQFSSQGASTLLVSLFGAVLTGALTQPQLESWGWRIPFLFGVLIGPVGLYIRRRMDETPEFERVEKAESPVRELFATQKAQVIASIGVLILTTSAQYVLLYMPTYAARQLGLAPSSGFIATLVAGLIAIVLTPIVGHWSDKIGRTRIMFVAGVLFLLTVYPAFMLVNAHPSLPTLLAAVIWIAVLKVTYFASIPALMASFFPTRTRTTGMALAYNVGTTAFGGFTPLAVASLIAATGNNLAPGIWLMFAAVLSLATLTWARVKLGAR; the protein is encoded by the coding sequence ATGAGCATCGATTCCCTTCCCGCGCATCACGGCAGCGAACCCTGGTCCGAGCCCGCGCAAAGCACTTCCGGCAAGAACGTCTCGCGGCTCATCATCGCGACTTCGATCGGCAATGCGCTCGAGTTCTACGACCTGCTCGCGTACGGCTACTTCGCCACGACGCTCTCCAAGCTCTTCTTCCCCGTTCACAACGCGACGATCTCGTTGCTGCTGACACTCGGCACATTCGCGCTCTCGTATCTCGCGCGGCCGTTCGGCGCGCTCGTGCTCGGCTCGTATAGCGACCGCAAGGGCCGCAAGGCATCGCTCACGCTCTCCATTGCGATGATGACGATCGGCACCGGCATGGTCGCGCTCATGCCCACTTATGCGACGATCGGCATCCTCGCGCCCATCGGCATTTTTGCGTCGCGTCTTGTGCAAGGCTTTTCGGCAGGCGGCGAGTTTGGCAGTTCCACCGCCTTCCTGGTCGAGCACGCGCCGCAGCGCAGCGGCTTCATGTCGAGCTGGCAGTTTTCGAGCCAGGGTGCGAGCACGCTGCTCGTCTCCTTGTTCGGCGCTGTGCTCACGGGCGCGCTCACGCAACCGCAGCTCGAGAGCTGGGGCTGGCGCATTCCATTCCTGTTCGGTGTGCTAATTGGGCCGGTGGGTCTCTATATCCGCAGACGCATGGACGAAACGCCCGAATTCGAGCGCGTCGAAAAAGCCGAGTCGCCCGTGCGTGAATTGTTCGCCACGCAAAAGGCGCAAGTGATTGCATCGATTGGCGTGCTGATTTTGACCACATCAGCGCAATACGTGCTTCTCTACATGCCGACCTATGCCGCGCGGCAACTCGGTCTTGCGCCCTCGTCGGGCTTTATCGCCACGCTCGTGGCCGGTCTGATCGCCATCGTGCTCACGCCGATTGTGGGCCACTGGTCCGACAAGATCGGCCGCACGCGCATCATGTTCGTGGCGGGCGTGCTGTTCCTGCTCACGGTCTATCCGGCGTTCATGCTCGTGAACGCGCATCCTTCGCTGCCCACGCTGCTGGCCGCCGTGATCTGGATCGCGGTGTTGAAGGTCACGTATTTCGCCTCGATTCCGGCGCTCATGGCGAGTTTCTTCCCCACGCGCACGCGCACCACGGGCATGGCGCTCGCCTACAACGTCGGCACGACCGCGTTCGGCGGCTTCACGCCGCTGGCCGTCGCCTCGCTCATTGCGGCGACGGGTAATAATCTCGCGCCGGGAATCTGGCTGATGTTCGCAGCCGTGCTGAGCCTAGCTACGCTGACGTGGGCACGCGTAAAACTGGGCGCCCGTTGA
- a CDS encoding LysR family transcriptional regulator: MDNTALRYFLEVARSGSLSKASERLYVAISALSRQIARLEEELGTPLFERRPRGMVLSEAGRMLAEHARRSLLETDRVVGEIRGLSEGGRATIRVASSEGLAPDFLPQVFAHFLKTWPQTHFQLDVSAPSVATQRVREGTADIALCFSLAPEKEIAVHYSQRAPIFALMRRDHPLASRESLSLRDLIPWPVAMNNQGVTIRQLVDIACSLDGLIFEPVFVSNYHVALQRFVRLTDAVTFTGFLTVRGRLEVEGLAAVTLTNPELHQRTLQIQTMAGRTLPQTMQAFVDLLTRAIDDEDFACG; the protein is encoded by the coding sequence ATGGACAACACCGCACTGCGCTATTTTCTGGAAGTCGCCCGCAGCGGCTCGCTGAGCAAGGCGTCCGAAAGGCTTTACGTGGCCATTTCGGCGCTCAGCCGCCAGATCGCCCGGCTCGAAGAGGAACTCGGTACGCCGCTGTTCGAGCGGCGCCCGCGCGGCATGGTGCTGAGCGAGGCGGGGCGCATGCTCGCCGAGCACGCGCGGCGCAGCCTGCTCGAAACGGATCGCGTGGTCGGCGAGATTCGGGGCTTAAGCGAGGGCGGCCGCGCGACCATACGCGTTGCGAGTTCCGAAGGTCTCGCGCCAGATTTTCTGCCGCAGGTTTTCGCGCACTTTCTCAAAACCTGGCCGCAAACGCATTTTCAGCTGGACGTGTCGGCGCCTTCTGTTGCAACGCAGCGTGTGAGAGAGGGCACGGCCGATATCGCGCTGTGCTTCAGCCTCGCCCCGGAGAAAGAAATTGCCGTGCACTATTCGCAGCGCGCACCGATCTTTGCGCTCATGCGGCGCGATCATCCGCTGGCGTCGCGCGAGTCGCTTTCATTGCGTGATTTGATCCCGTGGCCGGTCGCCATGAACAACCAGGGCGTGACGATCCGGCAGCTCGTCGACATTGCATGCAGCCTCGACGGGTTGATCTTCGAGCCGGTGTTCGTCAGCAACTACCATGTCGCACTGCAACGATTCGTACGCCTGACCGATGCCGTGACGTTCACCGGCTTTCTGACCGTGCGCGGCCGCCTGGAGGTGGAGGGGCTTGCCGCTGTGACGCTGACGAACCCGGAGCTGCATCAGCGCACGCTGCAGATCCAGACGATGGCGGGCCGCACGCTGCCGCAGACCATGCAGGCTTTTGTCGACCTGCTCACGCGCGCGATCGACGACGAGGATTTCGCGTGCGGCTGA
- a CDS encoding helix-turn-helix transcriptional regulator translates to MDYPLKTLSQLRPILVGFRKKAGLTQKDVAARLGISQQSYAAFEANPEAASVERLVRVLRLVDVEIKLGAPDTTASPVAAKAPAAAAKMSSGAKPPAARKSTRAGARAKPAAEVPPRQLATRRKPRENW, encoded by the coding sequence GTGGACTACCCCCTCAAAACGCTGAGCCAACTGCGCCCGATTCTCGTCGGCTTCCGCAAGAAAGCCGGCCTCACCCAGAAAGACGTGGCCGCACGGCTCGGCATCTCGCAGCAAAGCTACGCCGCGTTCGAGGCGAATCCCGAAGCGGCGAGCGTCGAACGGCTCGTTCGGGTGCTGCGGCTCGTCGACGTCGAAATCAAGCTCGGCGCACCTGACACCACGGCATCGCCGGTCGCGGCAAAAGCGCCCGCGGCCGCAGCGAAGATGTCGAGCGGGGCCAAGCCCCCGGCCGCCCGCAAAAGCACTCGAGCAGGCGCCCGCGCCAAGCCGGCCGCCGAAGTCCCGCCGCGCCAGTTGGCTACGCGCCGCAAGCCGAGGGAGAACTGGTGA
- a CDS encoding type II toxin-antitoxin system HipA family toxin, with amino-acid sequence MSARPRLPNRLDLWMNGLPVGYWESARGNERLVYLDNWLDDEQGRPLSLSLPFTPGNQPYRGQIVADYFDNLLPDSDRIRRRIAARYQTGGTSPFELLAALGRDCVGALQILPAGAAPESLRTIKGRALSEGDIAQLLRETTATPHAGEHDSVDSLRLSIAGAQEKTALLWHGGKWLLPEGSTPTTHILKLPLGLVGNMRADMRTSVENEWLCTQIIAAYGLPVAPCEIAQFEDMKALVVERFDRRLASDGKWIVRLPQEDLCQATGTSGLAKYEADGGPGIDAIMQVLDGSAQAAADRRHFFVTQIIFWLLAATDGHAKNYSIALLPGSEYAATPLYDVLSAHPVVGRGRNHIAPQRVSLAMAVCGRNRHYRVEEIYPRHWIAQGQRVGFAAADVEAMLAQVAAQTPHVIEAVSAHIPAGFPEDVADAVFAGMRRLAARLAAGLTS; translated from the coding sequence GTGAGCGCACGCCCACGTCTACCCAACCGGCTCGACCTGTGGATGAACGGCCTGCCCGTGGGCTACTGGGAGAGCGCGCGCGGCAACGAACGCCTTGTCTACCTCGACAACTGGCTCGACGACGAGCAAGGCCGCCCCCTCTCGCTCTCGCTGCCGTTTACGCCCGGCAACCAGCCCTACCGCGGCCAGATCGTCGCGGACTATTTCGACAATCTGCTGCCGGACAGCGACCGCATTCGCAGACGCATCGCCGCGCGCTACCAGACAGGCGGCACCTCGCCGTTCGAATTGCTCGCGGCGCTCGGCCGCGATTGTGTGGGCGCGCTGCAGATTCTCCCCGCAGGCGCTGCGCCCGAGAGCCTGAGGACCATCAAGGGGCGCGCCCTGAGCGAAGGCGACATCGCGCAACTGCTGCGCGAAACCACCGCCACCCCGCACGCGGGCGAGCACGATTCCGTGGACAGCCTGCGGCTGTCCATCGCCGGAGCGCAGGAAAAGACCGCGCTGCTGTGGCATGGCGGCAAGTGGCTGCTGCCCGAAGGCAGCACGCCGACCACGCACATCCTGAAGCTGCCGCTCGGCCTCGTCGGCAACATGCGCGCCGACATGCGCACCTCGGTGGAAAACGAGTGGCTATGCACGCAGATCATCGCGGCCTATGGCTTGCCCGTCGCGCCGTGCGAAATCGCGCAATTCGAGGACATGAAGGCGTTGGTCGTGGAGCGTTTCGACCGGCGTCTTGCCAGCGACGGCAAATGGATCGTGCGCCTGCCGCAGGAAGATCTGTGCCAGGCCACAGGCACCTCCGGGCTCGCCAAATACGAAGCCGACGGCGGCCCGGGCATCGACGCGATCATGCAAGTGCTGGACGGCTCCGCGCAGGCCGCGGCCGACCGCCGCCACTTCTTCGTCACGCAAATCATTTTCTGGCTGCTCGCGGCAACGGACGGCCACGCGAAGAACTACAGCATCGCGCTGCTGCCCGGCAGCGAGTACGCCGCTACGCCACTCTATGACGTGCTGAGCGCGCACCCCGTAGTCGGCCGGGGCCGCAATCATATTGCGCCGCAACGCGTGAGCCTCGCGATGGCCGTGTGCGGGCGCAACCGCCACTATCGCGTCGAGGAGATCTATCCCCGGCACTGGATCGCGCAAGGCCAGCGAGTGGGATTCGCCGCAGCGGACGTCGAAGCGATGCTCGCGCAGGTGGCGGCGCAAACGCCGCACGTGATCGAAGCCGTCTCGGCGCACATTCCCGCCGGCTTTCCCGAAGACGTTGCGGACGCCGTTTTCGCCGGCATGCGCAGGCTCGCGGCAAGGCTTGCCGCCGGGCTCACGTCTTAA
- a CDS encoding NAD-dependent epimerase/dehydratase family protein: MSQHSLSAKPFGRLLLTGAGGNLGRQLRGALANWADVVRVSDITDLGEAAPHEEAHRVDLSDREAVMQLVEGVDAIVHLGGISIDAPFDDLLEANIRGTYNLYEAARKHGIKRIVYASSNHVTGFHPVTSVLDTDAAHRPDSLYGVTKCFGESLSRYYFDRFGMETVCLRIGSSFEEPKNARMLVTFLSYRDFIELVRCSLFTNRVGHAIVYGVSDNPASWWDNGKAGFLGYRPRDSSAPYAERFPAVAPNAELADAAQRYQGGPFVLGEPMQGAER; encoded by the coding sequence ATGTCGCAACACTCACTTTCCGCCAAACCGTTCGGCCGCCTTCTTCTTACCGGCGCGGGCGGCAATCTGGGCCGTCAGTTGCGCGGGGCGCTCGCGAACTGGGCCGACGTCGTTCGCGTGAGCGACATCACGGATTTGGGCGAGGCGGCGCCGCACGAGGAAGCGCATCGCGTCGACCTCTCGGATCGCGAGGCGGTCATGCAACTCGTGGAAGGCGTGGATGCGATCGTGCACCTGGGCGGCATCTCCATCGACGCACCGTTCGACGATCTGCTCGAAGCCAACATTCGCGGTACTTACAACCTCTACGAAGCCGCGCGCAAGCACGGCATCAAGCGCATCGTCTACGCGAGTTCCAATCACGTCACGGGCTTCCACCCGGTCACGAGCGTGCTCGATACCGATGCCGCACACCGGCCGGACAGCTTGTATGGCGTGACGAAATGCTTCGGCGAATCGCTGTCGCGCTATTACTTCGATCGCTTCGGCATGGAAACGGTCTGTCTGCGCATTGGTTCGTCGTTCGAAGAACCGAAGAACGCACGCATGCTCGTCACGTTCCTGAGCTATCGCGACTTCATCGAACTCGTGCGCTGCTCGCTGTTCACCAACCGCGTGGGTCATGCGATCGTGTATGGCGTGTCGGACAACCCGGCAAGCTGGTGGGACAACGGCAAGGCGGGTTTCCTCGGCTACCGGCCGCGCGATAGCTCGGCGCCGTACGCTGAGCGCTTCCCGGCGGTCGCGCCGAACGCCGAGCTCGCCGACGCCGCGCAGCGGTATCAGGGCGGACCGTTCGTGCTTGGCGAGCCGATGCAAGGCGCCGAACGTTAA
- a CDS encoding M20 family metallopeptidase: MTRDTAIQTAAGQYDCGHFLNDLRRRVAYRTESQEPDSGERLRGYLDEELTPLLVDWGFTCRVVENPAQGAGPFLIAHRHEDDALPTVLSYGHGDVVRGYDAQWRTGLTPWDVTVDGERWYGRGTADNKGQHSINLAALKAVLDARGGKLGFNLKLLFETGEEVGSPGLHELCTRLRDELAADVLIASDGPRLSAHRPTIFLGSRGLVNFKLELTLREGGHHSGNWGGLLRNPGVVLANAIASMADANGKILVEGLRPPPIPESVRRALADIRVGGNAGEPEVDRDYGEPGLTPTERVFGWNNLEVLAFRTGNPEKPVNAIPPHAIAYMQIRFVVGTDWQNLEAIVRAHLDAHGFGMIELDVERGAPATRVDPDNAWVQWALRSLRETTGAEPVLLPNLGGTLPNDVFAEVLGMPTLWVPHSYPGCSQHAPNEHLLGPVVRDGLRIMAGLFWDLGAREAGASNPAPHPPTLA; this comes from the coding sequence TTGACCCGTGACACCGCCATTCAAACCGCAGCCGGTCAATACGATTGCGGCCACTTCCTGAACGATCTGCGCCGCCGCGTGGCGTATCGCACCGAGAGCCAGGAACCCGACAGCGGCGAGCGCCTGCGCGGCTATCTGGACGAGGAGCTCACGCCGCTCCTGGTCGATTGGGGTTTCACCTGCCGCGTCGTCGAGAATCCCGCCCAAGGCGCGGGCCCGTTCCTGATTGCCCATCGTCACGAAGACGATGCGCTGCCCACCGTGCTCAGCTACGGCCATGGCGACGTGGTGCGCGGCTACGACGCGCAATGGCGCACGGGTCTCACACCGTGGGATGTGACCGTGGACGGCGAGCGCTGGTACGGCCGCGGCACCGCCGACAACAAAGGGCAGCACAGTATCAATCTCGCGGCGCTCAAGGCCGTGCTCGATGCGCGCGGCGGCAAGCTCGGCTTCAACCTCAAGCTGCTCTTCGAAACCGGCGAGGAAGTCGGCTCACCGGGCTTGCATGAACTCTGCACGCGGTTGCGCGACGAACTCGCCGCCGACGTGCTGATCGCCTCCGACGGCCCGCGCCTGAGCGCGCACCGCCCGACGATCTTTCTCGGCTCGCGCGGTCTCGTCAATTTCAAGCTCGAACTGACGCTACGCGAAGGCGGCCATCATTCGGGCAACTGGGGCGGCCTCTTGCGCAATCCGGGCGTCGTGCTCGCGAACGCGATTGCCTCGATGGCCGATGCGAACGGCAAGATTCTCGTGGAAGGCCTGCGCCCGCCGCCCATTCCGGAATCGGTGCGCCGCGCGCTTGCGGATATTCGCGTGGGCGGCAATGCGGGCGAGCCCGAAGTCGATCGCGACTACGGCGAGCCCGGCCTCACGCCCACCGAGCGCGTATTCGGCTGGAACAATCTCGAAGTGCTCGCGTTTCGCACCGGCAACCCCGAAAAGCCGGTGAACGCAATTCCGCCGCACGCCATCGCTTACATGCAGATTCGCTTCGTCGTCGGCACGGACTGGCAGAACCTAGAAGCCATCGTCCGCGCGCACCTCGACGCGCACGGCTTCGGCATGATCGAACTCGACGTGGAGCGCGGCGCGCCGGCCACGCGTGTCGATCCCGATAACGCCTGGGTGCAATGGGCGCTGCGTTCGCTGCGCGAGACCACGGGAGCCGAACCCGTGCTGCTGCCGAACCTGGGCGGCACGCTCCCTAACGACGTATTCGCCGAGGTGCTCGGCATGCCCACGCTGTGGGTGCCGCATTCGTATCCAGGCTGCTCGCAGCACGCGCCGAACGAACACCTGCTCGGCCCGGTCGTGCGCGACGGACTGCGCATCATGGCTGGCCTCTTCTGGGACCTCGGCGCAAGAGAAGCCGGCGCGTCCAACCCCGCACCGCATCCGCCAACGCTTGCATGA